In one Rutidosis leptorrhynchoides isolate AG116_Rl617_1_P2 chromosome 8, CSIRO_AGI_Rlap_v1, whole genome shotgun sequence genomic region, the following are encoded:
- the LOC139864212 gene encoding uncharacterized protein: protein MGDIINTSDAIKDTSHLTFQCPILTATNYPIWSLRIKAIFKAHGIWESIEPGTDVDQKKDNAAIAYLYQSLPEDLILQVAGCTHAKEIWDAIKTRHLGVERVMEARLQTLKAEFEAARMKDSEKIDDFAAKLSGIASKSAALGTVIEETTLVRKILTAIPEKFLNMAATIEQLVDLKTVKFHEVVGRLKAYEERTSLKTTNNSHDQLLLSYEG from the coding sequence CCCTATCCTAACTGCGACCAATTATCCCATCTGGTCGCTTAGGATCAAAGCGATTTTTAAGGCACATGGAATCTGGGAATCAATTGAACCTGGAACTGATGTCGATCAGAAAAAGGATAATGCTGCAATCGCTTATCTGTATCAATCTTTACCTGAAGACTTGATTCTTCAAGTTGCAGGTTGCACCCATGCAAAGGAAATCTGGGATGCAATCAAGACCCGTCACCTTGGAGTTGAACGAGTAATGGAGGCTAGGCTTCAAACTCTTAAAGCTGAATTTGAAGCAGCAAGGATGAAAGATAGCGAAAAAATTGATGATTTTGCAGCAAAACTTTCTGGAATTGCCTCAAAATCAGCTGCACTTGGAACCGTCATTGAGGAAACCACGTTGGTGAGAAAAATATTAACTGCCATACCAGAAAAGTTTTTAAATATGGCAGCCACTATCGAACAACTGGTTGATCTCAAAACGGTGAAATTCCATGAAGTTGTGGGTAGGCTAAAAGCTTACGAAGAACGAACCAGTCTAAAGACTACAAATAACAGCCATGACCAACTTCTGTTGTCCTATGAAGGATAG